The following are encoded together in the Lepidochelys kempii isolate rLepKem1 chromosome 7, rLepKem1.hap2, whole genome shotgun sequence genome:
- the IPPK gene encoding inositol-pentakisphosphate 2-kinase isoform X2 → MEDCFAPEEILRHLQNIVDFGKHVMKQFFGEKYVHYGEVVQLPLDFVKQLCLKIQSERPESRCDKDLDTLSGYAMCLPNLTRLQTYHFVEHRPILCVEIKPKCGFIPFSSHVSQEIKHKVCRYCMHQHLKVANGKWKRLSKYCPLDLFSGNKQRMHFALTSLLQEAQNNLKIFKNGELIYGCKDDQDSLSDWNELARHLKPFFFPANGMVSGPHCTRTIIKELIHVITMTLLSSTDACRAGNMKTVPISLGRSYCEASAFSKELVRNGKNKMESSGLPRGCLLYKTLQAQMLDMLDIEGLYPLYNRVEQYLEEFPEERSTSQIDGPYNEAFYEKLLDLSTEDDGTEAFAFTKVQQYRVAMTAKDCSIMISLSPCLQDECSAQRPVVLASRSRFTFSISVLDLDLKPYESIPHQYKLDGKIVNYYLKNVQAKDDPVMTNLFKENEDCTLVLHKV, encoded by the exons GAAGTTGTTCAGCTACCTTTGGACTTTGTAAAACAGCTTTGTTTAAAGATCCAGTCTGAGAGGCCAG agtcTCGCTGTGATAAAGACTTGGACACTCTTAGTGGCTATGCTATGTGCCTTCCTAACCTCACTAGGCTGCAGACCTATCATTTTGTGGAACATCGGCCAATCCTTTGTGTGGAGATCAAG CCGAAATGTGGGTTCATTCCTTTCTCTAGTCATGTATCGCAGGAGATAAAGCACAAGGTGTGTCGTTATTGCATGCATCAGCACCTAAAG GTAGCAAATGGAAAATGGAAGCGATTGAGCAAATACTGTCCCCTAGATCTCTTCTCAGG aAATAAACAGAGAATGCACTTTGCCTTGACAAGCTTATTACAGGAGGCacagaacaatttaaaaatattcaag AATGGTGAACTAATTTATGGCTGTAAGGATGATCAGGACTCTCTCTCTGACTGGAATGAACTTGCTCGTCACTTAAAACCATTCTTCTTCCCTGCAAATGGAATGGTCAGTGGACCGCATTGTACAAGGACGATTATTAAAGAATTAATCCATGTAATAACAATGACTCTACTTAGTAGTACTGATGCCTGCAGGGCAGGTAACATGAAGACAGTTCCCATTTCACTAGGAAGGAGCTACTGTGAAGCAAGTGCTTTCAGTAAGGAGCTGGTAAGAAATG gtaaaaataaaatggagagcTCTGGCTTACCAAGGGGCTGTCTACTTTATAAAACCCTTCAGGCTCAGATGCTGGACATGCTGGATATTGAGGGACTTTATCCTTTGTACAATAGAGTTGAACAGTACTTAGAGGAGTTTCCTGAGGAGAG AAGTACATCACAGATAGATGGACCTTACAATGAAGCATTTTATGAGAAACTTCTAGATCTTTCAACTGAAGATGATGGAACAGAAGCATTTGCATTTACAAAG GTTCAGCAGTACAGAGTAGCAATGACAGCTAAGGACTGCTCCATCATGATTTCCCTTTCACCTTGTCTACAGGATGAATG CTCTGCTCAAAGGCCTGTGGTTCTGGCATCCAGATCCAGATtcaccttttccatttctgtccTGGACCTAGATCTTAAGCCATATGAAAGCATTCCACATCAGTACAAACTTGATGGCAAGATAGTAAACTATTATTTGAAGAATGTACAGGCCAAAGATGATCCAGTGATGACAAATCTGTTCAAGGAGAATGAAGACTGCACATTAGTTCTCCATAAAGTGTAA
- the IPPK gene encoding inositol-pentakisphosphate 2-kinase isoform X6, with translation MLGVALKVVTKEVVQLPLDFVKQLCLKIQSERPESRCDKDLDTLSGYAMCLPNLTRLQTYHFVEHRPILCVEIKPKCGFIPFSSHVSQEIKHKVCRYCMHQHLKVANGKWKRLSKYCPLDLFSGNKQRMHFALTSLLQEAQNNLKIFKNGELIYGCKDDQDSLSDWNELARHLKPFFFPANGMVSGPHCTRTIIKELIHVITMTLLSSTDACRAGNMKTVPISLGRSYCEASAFSKELVRNGKNKMESSGLPRGCLLYKTLQAQMLDMLDIEGLYPLYNRVEQYLEEFPEERSTSQIDGPYNEAFYEKLLDLSTEDDGTEAFAFTKVQQYRVAMTAKDCSIMISLSPCLQDECSAQRPVVLASRSRFTFSISVLDLDLKPYESIPHQYKLDGKIVNYYLKNVQAKDDPVMTNLFKENEDCTLVLHKV, from the exons GAAGTTGTTCAGCTACCTTTGGACTTTGTAAAACAGCTTTGTTTAAAGATCCAGTCTGAGAGGCCAG agtcTCGCTGTGATAAAGACTTGGACACTCTTAGTGGCTATGCTATGTGCCTTCCTAACCTCACTAGGCTGCAGACCTATCATTTTGTGGAACATCGGCCAATCCTTTGTGTGGAGATCAAG CCGAAATGTGGGTTCATTCCTTTCTCTAGTCATGTATCGCAGGAGATAAAGCACAAGGTGTGTCGTTATTGCATGCATCAGCACCTAAAG GTAGCAAATGGAAAATGGAAGCGATTGAGCAAATACTGTCCCCTAGATCTCTTCTCAGG aAATAAACAGAGAATGCACTTTGCCTTGACAAGCTTATTACAGGAGGCacagaacaatttaaaaatattcaag AATGGTGAACTAATTTATGGCTGTAAGGATGATCAGGACTCTCTCTCTGACTGGAATGAACTTGCTCGTCACTTAAAACCATTCTTCTTCCCTGCAAATGGAATGGTCAGTGGACCGCATTGTACAAGGACGATTATTAAAGAATTAATCCATGTAATAACAATGACTCTACTTAGTAGTACTGATGCCTGCAGGGCAGGTAACATGAAGACAGTTCCCATTTCACTAGGAAGGAGCTACTGTGAAGCAAGTGCTTTCAGTAAGGAGCTGGTAAGAAATG gtaaaaataaaatggagagcTCTGGCTTACCAAGGGGCTGTCTACTTTATAAAACCCTTCAGGCTCAGATGCTGGACATGCTGGATATTGAGGGACTTTATCCTTTGTACAATAGAGTTGAACAGTACTTAGAGGAGTTTCCTGAGGAGAG AAGTACATCACAGATAGATGGACCTTACAATGAAGCATTTTATGAGAAACTTCTAGATCTTTCAACTGAAGATGATGGAACAGAAGCATTTGCATTTACAAAG GTTCAGCAGTACAGAGTAGCAATGACAGCTAAGGACTGCTCCATCATGATTTCCCTTTCACCTTGTCTACAGGATGAATG CTCTGCTCAAAGGCCTGTGGTTCTGGCATCCAGATCCAGATtcaccttttccatttctgtccTGGACCTAGATCTTAAGCCATATGAAAGCATTCCACATCAGTACAAACTTGATGGCAAGATAGTAAACTATTATTTGAAGAATGTACAGGCCAAAGATGATCCAGTGATGACAAATCTGTTCAAGGAGAATGAAGACTGCACATTAGTTCTCCATAAAGTGTAA
- the IPPK gene encoding inositol-pentakisphosphate 2-kinase isoform X5 — MKQFFGEKYVHYGEVVQLPLDFVKQLCLKIQSERPESRCDKDLDTLSGYAMCLPNLTRLQTYHFVEHRPILCVEIKPKCGFIPFSSHVSQEIKHKVCRYCMHQHLKVANGKWKRLSKYCPLDLFSGNKQRMHFALTSLLQEAQNNLKIFKNGELIYGCKDDQDSLSDWNELARHLKPFFFPANGMVSGPHCTRTIIKELIHVITMTLLSSTDACRAGNMKTVPISLGRSYCEASAFSKELVRNGKNKMESSGLPRGCLLYKTLQAQMLDMLDIEGLYPLYNRVEQYLEEFPEERSTSQIDGPYNEAFYEKLLDLSTEDDGTEAFAFTKVQQYRVAMTAKDCSIMISLSPCLQDECSAQRPVVLASRSRFTFSISVLDLDLKPYESIPHQYKLDGKIVNYYLKNVQAKDDPVMTNLFKENEDCTLVLHKV, encoded by the exons GAAGTTGTTCAGCTACCTTTGGACTTTGTAAAACAGCTTTGTTTAAAGATCCAGTCTGAGAGGCCAG agtcTCGCTGTGATAAAGACTTGGACACTCTTAGTGGCTATGCTATGTGCCTTCCTAACCTCACTAGGCTGCAGACCTATCATTTTGTGGAACATCGGCCAATCCTTTGTGTGGAGATCAAG CCGAAATGTGGGTTCATTCCTTTCTCTAGTCATGTATCGCAGGAGATAAAGCACAAGGTGTGTCGTTATTGCATGCATCAGCACCTAAAG GTAGCAAATGGAAAATGGAAGCGATTGAGCAAATACTGTCCCCTAGATCTCTTCTCAGG aAATAAACAGAGAATGCACTTTGCCTTGACAAGCTTATTACAGGAGGCacagaacaatttaaaaatattcaag AATGGTGAACTAATTTATGGCTGTAAGGATGATCAGGACTCTCTCTCTGACTGGAATGAACTTGCTCGTCACTTAAAACCATTCTTCTTCCCTGCAAATGGAATGGTCAGTGGACCGCATTGTACAAGGACGATTATTAAAGAATTAATCCATGTAATAACAATGACTCTACTTAGTAGTACTGATGCCTGCAGGGCAGGTAACATGAAGACAGTTCCCATTTCACTAGGAAGGAGCTACTGTGAAGCAAGTGCTTTCAGTAAGGAGCTGGTAAGAAATG gtaaaaataaaatggagagcTCTGGCTTACCAAGGGGCTGTCTACTTTATAAAACCCTTCAGGCTCAGATGCTGGACATGCTGGATATTGAGGGACTTTATCCTTTGTACAATAGAGTTGAACAGTACTTAGAGGAGTTTCCTGAGGAGAG AAGTACATCACAGATAGATGGACCTTACAATGAAGCATTTTATGAGAAACTTCTAGATCTTTCAACTGAAGATGATGGAACAGAAGCATTTGCATTTACAAAG GTTCAGCAGTACAGAGTAGCAATGACAGCTAAGGACTGCTCCATCATGATTTCCCTTTCACCTTGTCTACAGGATGAATG CTCTGCTCAAAGGCCTGTGGTTCTGGCATCCAGATCCAGATtcaccttttccatttctgtccTGGACCTAGATCTTAAGCCATATGAAAGCATTCCACATCAGTACAAACTTGATGGCAAGATAGTAAACTATTATTTGAAGAATGTACAGGCCAAAGATGATCCAGTGATGACAAATCTGTTCAAGGAGAATGAAGACTGCACATTAGTTCTCCATAAAGTGTAA
- the IPPK gene encoding inositol-pentakisphosphate 2-kinase isoform X7: MEIPRGREQEPRRLPQPESRCDKDLDTLSGYAMCLPNLTRLQTYHFVEHRPILCVEIKPKCGFIPFSSHVSQEIKHKVCRYCMHQHLKVANGKWKRLSKYCPLDLFSGNKQRMHFALTSLLQEAQNNLKIFKNGELIYGCKDDQDSLSDWNELARHLKPFFFPANGMVSGPHCTRTIIKELIHVITMTLLSSTDACRAGNMKTVPISLGRSYCEASAFSKELVRNGKNKMESSGLPRGCLLYKTLQAQMLDMLDIEGLYPLYNRVEQYLEEFPEERSTSQIDGPYNEAFYEKLLDLSTEDDGTEAFAFTKVQQYRVAMTAKDCSIMISLSPCLQDECSAQRPVVLASRSRFTFSISVLDLDLKPYESIPHQYKLDGKIVNYYLKNVQAKDDPVMTNLFKENEDCTLVLHKV; the protein is encoded by the exons agtcTCGCTGTGATAAAGACTTGGACACTCTTAGTGGCTATGCTATGTGCCTTCCTAACCTCACTAGGCTGCAGACCTATCATTTTGTGGAACATCGGCCAATCCTTTGTGTGGAGATCAAG CCGAAATGTGGGTTCATTCCTTTCTCTAGTCATGTATCGCAGGAGATAAAGCACAAGGTGTGTCGTTATTGCATGCATCAGCACCTAAAG GTAGCAAATGGAAAATGGAAGCGATTGAGCAAATACTGTCCCCTAGATCTCTTCTCAGG aAATAAACAGAGAATGCACTTTGCCTTGACAAGCTTATTACAGGAGGCacagaacaatttaaaaatattcaag AATGGTGAACTAATTTATGGCTGTAAGGATGATCAGGACTCTCTCTCTGACTGGAATGAACTTGCTCGTCACTTAAAACCATTCTTCTTCCCTGCAAATGGAATGGTCAGTGGACCGCATTGTACAAGGACGATTATTAAAGAATTAATCCATGTAATAACAATGACTCTACTTAGTAGTACTGATGCCTGCAGGGCAGGTAACATGAAGACAGTTCCCATTTCACTAGGAAGGAGCTACTGTGAAGCAAGTGCTTTCAGTAAGGAGCTGGTAAGAAATG gtaaaaataaaatggagagcTCTGGCTTACCAAGGGGCTGTCTACTTTATAAAACCCTTCAGGCTCAGATGCTGGACATGCTGGATATTGAGGGACTTTATCCTTTGTACAATAGAGTTGAACAGTACTTAGAGGAGTTTCCTGAGGAGAG AAGTACATCACAGATAGATGGACCTTACAATGAAGCATTTTATGAGAAACTTCTAGATCTTTCAACTGAAGATGATGGAACAGAAGCATTTGCATTTACAAAG GTTCAGCAGTACAGAGTAGCAATGACAGCTAAGGACTGCTCCATCATGATTTCCCTTTCACCTTGTCTACAGGATGAATG CTCTGCTCAAAGGCCTGTGGTTCTGGCATCCAGATCCAGATtcaccttttccatttctgtccTGGACCTAGATCTTAAGCCATATGAAAGCATTCCACATCAGTACAAACTTGATGGCAAGATAGTAAACTATTATTTGAAGAATGTACAGGCCAAAGATGATCCAGTGATGACAAATCTGTTCAAGGAGAATGAAGACTGCACATTAGTTCTCCATAAAGTGTAA
- the IPPK gene encoding inositol-pentakisphosphate 2-kinase isoform X4, which yields MEDCFVGTRGNLTPPAKHSRLRKTRHETVFWGEICSLWESRCDKDLDTLSGYAMCLPNLTRLQTYHFVEHRPILCVEIKPKCGFIPFSSHVSQEIKHKVCRYCMHQHLKVANGKWKRLSKYCPLDLFSGNKQRMHFALTSLLQEAQNNLKIFKNGELIYGCKDDQDSLSDWNELARHLKPFFFPANGMVSGPHCTRTIIKELIHVITMTLLSSTDACRAGNMKTVPISLGRSYCEASAFSKELVRNGKNKMESSGLPRGCLLYKTLQAQMLDMLDIEGLYPLYNRVEQYLEEFPEERSTSQIDGPYNEAFYEKLLDLSTEDDGTEAFAFTKVQQYRVAMTAKDCSIMISLSPCLQDECSAQRPVVLASRSRFTFSISVLDLDLKPYESIPHQYKLDGKIVNYYLKNVQAKDDPVMTNLFKENEDCTLVLHKV from the exons agtcTCGCTGTGATAAAGACTTGGACACTCTTAGTGGCTATGCTATGTGCCTTCCTAACCTCACTAGGCTGCAGACCTATCATTTTGTGGAACATCGGCCAATCCTTTGTGTGGAGATCAAG CCGAAATGTGGGTTCATTCCTTTCTCTAGTCATGTATCGCAGGAGATAAAGCACAAGGTGTGTCGTTATTGCATGCATCAGCACCTAAAG GTAGCAAATGGAAAATGGAAGCGATTGAGCAAATACTGTCCCCTAGATCTCTTCTCAGG aAATAAACAGAGAATGCACTTTGCCTTGACAAGCTTATTACAGGAGGCacagaacaatttaaaaatattcaag AATGGTGAACTAATTTATGGCTGTAAGGATGATCAGGACTCTCTCTCTGACTGGAATGAACTTGCTCGTCACTTAAAACCATTCTTCTTCCCTGCAAATGGAATGGTCAGTGGACCGCATTGTACAAGGACGATTATTAAAGAATTAATCCATGTAATAACAATGACTCTACTTAGTAGTACTGATGCCTGCAGGGCAGGTAACATGAAGACAGTTCCCATTTCACTAGGAAGGAGCTACTGTGAAGCAAGTGCTTTCAGTAAGGAGCTGGTAAGAAATG gtaaaaataaaatggagagcTCTGGCTTACCAAGGGGCTGTCTACTTTATAAAACCCTTCAGGCTCAGATGCTGGACATGCTGGATATTGAGGGACTTTATCCTTTGTACAATAGAGTTGAACAGTACTTAGAGGAGTTTCCTGAGGAGAG AAGTACATCACAGATAGATGGACCTTACAATGAAGCATTTTATGAGAAACTTCTAGATCTTTCAACTGAAGATGATGGAACAGAAGCATTTGCATTTACAAAG GTTCAGCAGTACAGAGTAGCAATGACAGCTAAGGACTGCTCCATCATGATTTCCCTTTCACCTTGTCTACAGGATGAATG CTCTGCTCAAAGGCCTGTGGTTCTGGCATCCAGATCCAGATtcaccttttccatttctgtccTGGACCTAGATCTTAAGCCATATGAAAGCATTCCACATCAGTACAAACTTGATGGCAAGATAGTAAACTATTATTTGAAGAATGTACAGGCCAAAGATGATCCAGTGATGACAAATCTGTTCAAGGAGAATGAAGACTGCACATTAGTTCTCCATAAAGTGTAA